From one Leishmania panamensis strain MHOM/PA/94/PSC-1 chromosome 9 sequence genomic stretch:
- a CDS encoding protein kinase, putative (TriTrypDB/GeneDB-style sysID: LpmP.09.0420) yields MDSSLAAADGGGAAAVRSGLHVYSQAQANAAASGTTALPNKALDHVKQMSRSQSDARRSGSKRGFDEATATDNVQQRRQDGTAVPNTAPNQVVEVMAPPPKKKKVTYALPHQNMEEGHFYVVLGEDIDVSTQRFKILSLLGEGTFGKVVESWDRKRKEYCAVKIVRNVPKYTRDAKIEIQFMEKVRQADPADRFPLMKIQRYFQNDSGHMCIVMPKYGPCLLDWIMKHGPFNHRYLAQIVFQTGVALDYFHSELHLMHTDLKPENILMETSDSAVDPVTNRQLPPDPCRVRICDLGGCCDERHSRTAIVSTRHYRSPEVILGLGWMYSTDMWSMGCIIYELYTGKLLYDTHDNLEHLHLMEKTLCRLPSEWATRCGTEEARLLYSSTGHLRPCTDPKHLARVARARPVRDVIRDDLLCDLIHGLLHYDRQKRLNARQMTTHPYVLKYYPEARQAPSYPDNRSMLRPPPIM; encoded by the coding sequence ATGGACTCATCGTtggcagctgctgatggcggtggtgctgctgctgtgcggtcTGGGCTGCATGTGTACTCTCAGGCGCAGGCTaacgctgccgcctccggGACCACGGCACTACCCAACAAGGCGCTGGACCATGTGAAGCAGATGTCGCGCAGCCAGAGCGACGCGCGGCGATCGGGTAGCAAGCGGGGTTTTGATGAAGCCACCGCAACGGAcaatgtgcagcagcgccgccaggatgggacggcggtgccgaaCACCGCGCCAAaccaggtggtggaggtgatggcgccgccgcccaagaaaaagaaggtgacgtacgcgctgccgcaccagaACATGGAGGAGGGCCACTTCTACGTGGTGCTCGGCGAGGACATCGACGTGTCGACGCAGCGCTTCAAGATCCTCTCGCTGCTGGGCGAGGGCACCTTCGGCAAGGTGGTCGAGTCGTGGGACCGCAAGCGCAAAGAGTACTGCGCAGTGAAGATCGTGCGCAACGTGCCCAAGTACACGCGCGACGCCAAGATCGAGATCCAGTTCATGGAGAAGGTGCGCCAGGCGGACCCCGCCGACCGCTTCCCGCTAATGAAGATCCAGCGCTACTTCCAGAACGACAGCGGCCACATGTGCATCGTCATGCCCAAGTACGGCCCCTGCCTGCTGGACTGGATCATGAAGCACGGCCCCTTCAACCACCGCTACCTCGCGCAGATCGTCTTCCAGACCGGCGTCGCGCTCGACTACTTCCACAGCGAGCTGCACCTCATGCACACAGACCTCAAGCCCGAGAACATCCTCATGGAGACCAGCGACTCCGCCGTCGACCCCGTCACCAACCGCCAGCTGCCGCCCGACCCGTGTCGCGTCCGCATCTGCGATCTCGGCGGCTGCTGTGACGAGCGGCAcagccgcaccgccatcGTCTCCACGCGCCACTACCGCAGCCCCGAGGTCATCCTCGGCCTTGGCTGGATGTACTCCACCGACATGTGGTCCATGGGCTGCATCATCTACGAGCTCTACACCGGCAAGCTGCTCTACGACACGCACGACAACCTcgagcacctgcacctcatGGAGAAGACGCTCTGCCGTCTGCCGTCCGAGTGGGccacgcgctgcggcaccgagGAGGCGCGCCTGCTGTACAGCTCGACCGGCCACCTGCGGCCCTGCACTGACCCGAAGCACCTCGCCcgcgtcgcgcgcgcgcggccgGTGCGCGACGTCATTCGCGACGACCTGCTGTGCGACCTCATTCACGGTCTGTTGCACTACGACCGCCAGAAGCGCCTCAACGCGCGCCAGATGACGACGCATCCCTACGTGCTCAAATACTACCCCGAGGCGCGCCAAGCACCCAGCTACCCCGACAACCGATCCATGCTGCGCCCGCCGCCGATCATGTAG